Genomic window (Halanaerobiales bacterium):
TCATCAGTTTCTGCAAAATATTCTCTTCTCTCTGAATGTCCTAATATGACATAATCAAGATTTAATTCAGACAGCATTTGTGGTGAAGTTTCACCTGTAAAAGCACCACTTTCCTCCCAATGCATATTTTGAGCTCCTACTTTTATATTTGTACCATCTGCAATTTCTTTAACAGATACTAAATCTATAGCTGGAGGACAGACACCTATTTCTACATCTTCAACATCTTTTACTAAACCTTTTAAATTACTAACAAGTTCTTTAGCCTCATTTACAGTTTTATTCATTTTCCAATTTCCGCAAATAAAGGGTTTTCGCATAATATCCCTCCTATATAAAGGCCCCATCACAAGGATGGGGCTATTCTTTTATTTTTATTTTTATTCTAAATCTTCAATATCATCAATTTCTTCAAAATCAGTTGGTTCTACTTCATCCAAAGCATCAACCCCAGGAAGGTTCTTTCCTGCTAAAAAATCGAGTGATGCTCCTCCTCCAGTTGAAATATGAGTCATAGAATCTTCGAGTCCAGCTTTCTTGATAGCAGCTGCTGATTCACCACCACCAATGATAGTAACAGCATCTGCTTCAGCCAGAGCTTTGGCTAATTCATTAGTGCCTTTGGCAAATTCTTTCATTTCAAAAACACCAATTGGCCCATTCCAGCTTATGATTCTGGCTTTAGAGATAATTTCTTTAAATTTTTTAAGAGTTTTTGGACCTCCACTATCAAGTGATTGCCAGCCTGCTGGAATTTTATCAGCATCTACAACTTTATGAGTTGCATCTTCTTTAAATTCATCTGCCACAACTACATCAATGGGAAGAACTAATTCAACACCTTTTTCTTTAGCTTCTTCCATCAAATCTTGAGCCAACTCAACCATATCTTCTTCTACCAGAGAATCTCCCATATCATAGCCTTTAGCTAAAAGGAAAGTATTGGCTATTCCACCACCAACTAAAAGATAGTCTACTCTATTTAGGAGACTACGAATAGCTTCCATTTTATCAGAAATTTTTGCTCCACCCATAATTGCTACATAAGGGTGTTCTGGATTATCAGTTGCTTTAGATAATGCATTTAATTCCTGCTGCATCAAAAAACCTGCTCCTGCAGGAAGGAGTTTCGCTACACCAGTAGTAGATGCATGGGCTCTATGAGCAGCACCAAAAGCATCATTGACATATGCATCAGCTAATTTAGCTAATTTTTTAGCAAAATCTTCATCATTAGCCTTTTCTCCAGGATAAAAACGGGTGTTTTCTAAAACTAATACATCACCATCTTCCATATCTGCAATTGCATCTTCTACTTCAGGACCAATACAATCATCTACCTTGGAAACAGGTTTACCCAGTAAGTCAGCTAATTTTTCAGCCACTGGATCCATACGGAGAGATTCATCAACTTTTCCTCCAGGACGACCCAGATGGGACATCAAAATCACTTTTGCTTTTTCATTTATCAAATATTCAATGGTAGGAAGGGCAGCCTCTATGCGAGTATCATCGGCTACCTCTCCGTTTTTTAATGGAACATTAAAATCTACTCTAACCAGTGCTTTTTTATTTTTAAAATCCATGTCTTTTAACTTCTTTTTCATCAAACCACCTCCGGCTTATAGTCCTTGTTCTTTAAGCATTAGTGCTACATCAACTAATCTTGAGGAATAACCCCATTCATTGTCATACCAGGAAAGTATTTTTACCTGATTACCCTGAACTAAACGAGTGTGGTTTGAATCATAGATTGAAGAACGGGGATCTCCAATATAATCACGAGATACTTTTGGTTCATCACTATATCCTAAAATTCCTTCTAATTCACCCTCAGCTGCCTCTTTCATAGCATTATCAATATCTTCTTTTGTTACATCTTCATTAAGGTCTACAACTAAATCCACAATTGAACCAGTTGGTGTAGGTACTCTCATGGCCATACCATCAAGTTTTCCTTCTAATTCTGGAAGTACAGTAGTTACTGCTTTAGCTGCCCCTGTTGTAGTAGGAACAATATTTTCAGCAGCTGCTCTACCTCTGGTTATTTTCTTCCATTTATAAGGTCCATCAAGGATATTCTGACTTGTGGTATAAGAGTGAACAGTAGTCATTAATCCTTTTTCAATTCCAAATTTATCATTAAGTACTTTGGCTACAGGTGCTAAACAATTAGTTGTACAGGATGCATTTGAAATAATATCATGTTCTTTAGGATCATACTTATCATCATTAACTCCCATAACTAGAGTTAAATCTTCATTATCAGCTGGAGCAGAAATTATAACCTTTTTGGCCCCTGCTTCTATATGTTTTTTGGCATCTTTTCCATCTCTAAAAAGACCAGTTGATTCAATAACAACTTCTACATCATTTTCTTCCCAGGGAAGATCTGCTGGATCTTTTTCACTAAAGATCTTAACTTCTTTTCCGTCAACTATTAAACTATTATCAGTATAATCTACATCATACTCAAATGTTCCCTGACTACTATCATATTTTAAAAGATAGGCAAGAGTTTGAGGATCTACTAAATCGTTAACACCTACAAATTCAACCTCAGGATTATCAAATCCACTTCTAA
Coding sequences:
- a CDS encoding phosphoglycerate kinase, with protein sequence MMKKKLKDMDFKNKKALVRVDFNVPLKNGEVADDTRIEAALPTIEYLINEKAKVILMSHLGRPGGKVDESLRMDPVAEKLADLLGKPVSKVDDCIGPEVEDAIADMEDGDVLVLENTRFYPGEKANDEDFAKKLAKLADAYVNDAFGAAHRAHASTTGVAKLLPAGAGFLMQQELNALSKATDNPEHPYVAIMGGAKISDKMEAIRSLLNRVDYLLVGGGIANTFLLAKGYDMGDSLVEEDMVELAQDLMEEAKEKGVELVLPIDVVVADEFKEDATHKVVDADKIPAGWQSLDSGGPKTLKKFKEIISKARIISWNGPIGVFEMKEFAKGTNELAKALAEADAVTIIGGGESAAAIKKAGLEDSMTHISTGGGASLDFLAGKNLPGVDALDEVEPTDFEEIDDIEDLE
- the gap gene encoding type I glyceraldehyde-3-phosphate dehydrogenase; the protein is MSVKIGINGFGRIGRAVFRSGFDNPEVEFVGVNDLVDPQTLAYLLKYDSSQGTFEYDVDYTDNSLIVDGKEVKIFSEKDPADLPWEENDVEVVIESTGLFRDGKDAKKHIEAGAKKVIISAPADNEDLTLVMGVNDDKYDPKEHDIISNASCTTNCLAPVAKVLNDKFGIEKGLMTTVHSYTTSQNILDGPYKWKKITRGRAAAENIVPTTTGAAKAVTTVLPELEGKLDGMAMRVPTPTGSIVDLVVDLNEDVTKEDIDNAMKEAAEGELEGILGYSDEPKVSRDYIGDPRSSIYDSNHTRLVQGNQVKILSWYDNEWGYSSRLVDVALMLKEQGL